CGGTAATATGGATTTAAGTGTGGGTGGCTTATTTACCAATAGCGGTGAACTCTCAACGCTTTCCACCCTTTCCATCAGCGCCTATAACATCCTCAATCAAACTACCGGCATGATCGCTTCCGATGAAGATGCGGATATTCAGGCGACCAACAACCTCACAAACCAAGGCGTAGTCTATGCCACTAACAATCTAGCCCTCCATGTCGGCAATACGCTCCTCAATAACCAAGCCTATATTCTCACAACCATAGGGAACGTAGTACTGGATGGGATTGCTGGCGGTCGCATGGTGTTGCTTAATAACCAAAGCGGCCTGATAGAATCTGCTGGTTCCATGGTACTCAAAGCAGATACCATCATCAACGAACGCGCAGGCGGAACCAATATAACCCAAACCGCAGCCGATACTGATTATTTCGACATACGCTACGGCCACGGCAATGATGATATGCTGGCGCATACCGGCAGCGACAATCAATGGCTGATATTCAACGCCGCACCCTATGAAGACGGCATTAAATTCATGGTGGATAATAACAGCAGCTGGCAAGCCGATCCCAATCTTCCTCCAGGCGTTGCACGGCAAATCATTACCGAATCTGAAAACTTCACCCAAAAAGCCGGAGAGATAATATCAGGCCAAAACCTGACCATCGATAGCGATACATTACAGCAAAGCACCAGCGCCATCAGCGCCAGCGGCAATGTAGATTTAGGTGATACGAATATCATCAATACCGGCATGAGCCTCAACAGCATCATCCGCTACACCTGTACCACATCAGGCTGTTTGCCGCATTTGTATAATCCATTAACCGGTGATTATGATTATATTGGTGGCGTGGTACTACCCATGGGTACATTTGACCTCGCTTTTCAATCCGGCCATATCGCAAGCACCATTGAAGCGGGAGGTAATCTTACTGCGGGTGGCACGCTCATCAATAACCTCACGTCTCTGCCCACAAGCGCAGTCGTGATTAATCCTGAGATCGATCAAATCTCAAGCGTCCTGCCCAACACCGGTATTAGTGCGAGCGGATTATTTGGTCCATCAAGCAATCCCAATTCTCCCTACCTCATCCAAACCAACATTCCGTTCGTGAATAACGATAACTATGTAGGATCCAATTATTTACTCACCCAGCTTGGCTACCAGTTAGAACAAAACCTCTTAATCCTGGGCGATGCCTTTTTTGAAACACATCTGATCCGCGATCAGATGTTGAAGGCCTTAGGAACCCGTTTCCTCATTCCAGGCCTCACCGATGAAACCGCGCAGATGAAGCACCTGTACGACAATGCCCTGTCGGTCAAAGATGATTTAAATCTAAGCGTAGGACTTGCGCCCACGGATTCACAATTATCGCTGCTCAACAAGGATATCATTTGGTTAGTGCAAGAAACCGTAAACGGTAAACAAGTTCTCGTGCCACATCTGTATCTAGCCCAAAGCACCGTACAAACCTTCACCAACACAAACAATGGCTCGATGATTGCCGGCAATAACGTGAATTTCAACGGCACCAGCATCATCAACCAAGGCAGCATCCGTGCTAAACAAAATATGGTCATCACCGCCAGCGGTGCTGTTGTCAATGAAGGCGGAACGTTAGGAGCTGGCAATAACCTATCGATGACAGCAGAAACCATCATCAACAGCGCGTTCATCACCGACAGCCAATACGGCAAGAGCACTTTCCAAACCCTGCAACATCAAGGCACTATTACCGCCGGGAATGATGTCACCCTAACTGCAAACAAGGATATCGTTTTCCAAGGCGGTATATTAAACGCAGGTCATAACGCCACCTTAACCTCAACAGGAGGCGACATCATCATCGGCACCGTCGATTTGATCCGCCACACCGAAGGCAAATACCATAAAAGTACTTCCACCAGTGATTCGATCCAGCGCATTGGCTCACAGCTTTCTACCGGTAATGATCTTATCCTGAGTGCGTTGTCTCCAAACGCTAGCATAGATGGTGGTGGCAATATCACCATCAGCGGCAGTGTGCTGGATGCTGGTCATGATATGAACCTGGATGCCAATAACCTAAACATCACCTCCGCAGCCGATTATTATCACAGTGTCTATGATGGAAAAAGTGGTGGTGGTGGTTTCATGGGTGGATCGTTTATCCATGCAGAAAAGGAACTGCTTACCAACAAGCCTTCCATCCTCACAGCCGGTCACACCATCAACGCTAGTGCTGCCGATACCATGTATATCGCAAGCAGCAATCTAACAGCCAATGATGAGATCAACCTCAGCGCCAACACACTTTTATTTGGCGCAGAAAAGGATGTCGATTATCTCAGCATCCAATCATCCAAAGATAACGGCA
This window of the Alphaproteobacteria bacterium genome carries:
- a CDS encoding DUF637 domain-containing protein; this translates as MNQTALGDWTNNNSTISSIGNMDLSVGGLFTNSGELSTLSTLSISAYNILNQTTGMIASDEDADIQATNNLTNQGVVYATNNLALHVGNTLLNNQAYILTTIGNVVLDGIAGGRMVLLNNQSGLIESAGSMVLKADTIINERAGGTNITQTAADTDYFDIRYGHGNDDMLAHTGSDNQWLIFNAAPYEDGIKFMVDNNSSWQADPNLPPGVARQIITESENFTQKAGEIISGQNLTIDSDTLQQSTSAISASGNVDLGDTNIINTGMSLNSIIRYTCTTSGCLPHLYNPLTGDYDYIGGVVLPMGTFDLAFQSGHIASTIEAGGNLTAGGTLINNLTSLPTSAVVINPEIDQISSVLPNTGISASGLFGPSSNPNSPYLIQTNIPFVNNDNYVGSNYLLTQLGYQLEQNLLILGDAFFETHLIRDQMLKALGTRFLIPGLTDETAQMKHLYDNALSVKDDLNLSVGLAPTDSQLSLLNKDIIWLVQETVNGKQVLVPHLYLAQSTVQTFTNTNNGSMIAGNNVNFNGTSIINQGSIRAKQNMVITASGAVVNEGGTLGAGNNLSMTAETIINSAFITDSQYGKSTFQTLQHQGTITAGNDVTLTANKDIVFQGGILNAGHNATLTSTGGDIIIGTVDLIRHTEGKYHKSTSTSDSIQRIGSQLSTGNDLILSALSPNASIDGGGNITISGSVLDAGHDMNLDANNLNITSAADYYHSVYDGKSGGGGFMGGSFIHAEKELLTNKPSILTAGHTINASAADTMYIASSNLTANDEINLSANTLLFGAEKDVDYLSIQSSKDNGIMTTMIDQGHHIETVKQTKLQAGTVNLSANSFAVQYEGQSGETLTESVDRLKQEPGLEWLGQLQQQNNVAWEKVDPVYQEWYHKTTGLSAPAAAVIAIAVAAATGGTGATLIGAAGSSVSGLMANAAFSTLVTQASIALINNKGNILGALEDMGSSANLKQLAISVVSAGITGVSATILT